From the genome of Gracilimonas sp., one region includes:
- the rffA gene encoding dTDP-4-amino-4,6-dideoxygalactose transaminase: protein MSNYKIPFNKPFITGNELEFIQDAVDFGKISGNGKYTQKIHRFFERQFGFEKCLLTTSCTDALEMAAILLDVEPGDEIIMPSYTFVSTANAFVLRGAVIRFVDSRKDHPGMDEDKIEELINKKTKAIVVVHYAGVACDMDKVMDIADRHNLFVVEDAAQAINSYYEHADGISSPLGSIGHLGTFSFHETKNIMAGEGGMLTINDARFAERAEIIWEKGTNRTAFFRGEVDKYGWVDIGSSFLPSELNAAFLYAQLMNLIRIQQKRMCIWNRYQKGLEGVCKRLGIRQPGIPDYATNNGHMYYLVCRNPRQRDELIAYLKERNVLSVFHYQSLHTSKFFQDRHDGRTLPYTDLYSHNLVRLPFYYELTVEEQDYIIDAINDFRKMEIRPSLQVPVVRAIADQAM from the coding sequence ATGAGTAATTACAAAATTCCTTTCAACAAACCATTTATAACCGGCAACGAGCTCGAGTTCATTCAGGATGCGGTAGATTTTGGGAAGATTTCCGGGAATGGAAAGTACACTCAGAAGATTCATCGGTTTTTTGAGCGACAGTTTGGTTTTGAAAAGTGTTTGCTTACAACATCCTGCACGGATGCTCTCGAAATGGCGGCTATATTGCTGGATGTGGAACCCGGTGATGAGATCATCATGCCGTCCTATACTTTTGTTTCCACAGCTAATGCTTTTGTTTTGCGTGGTGCTGTTATTCGGTTTGTGGATTCGAGAAAAGATCACCCGGGAATGGATGAGGATAAGATTGAAGAGCTTATCAATAAAAAAACGAAGGCAATTGTGGTAGTTCACTATGCCGGTGTAGCTTGTGATATGGATAAGGTGATGGATATCGCAGATCGACATAACTTGTTTGTGGTTGAAGATGCTGCCCAGGCCATTAACAGCTATTATGAGCATGCGGATGGAATTAGCAGTCCGCTGGGCTCGATTGGACATTTGGGAACATTCTCATTCCACGAAACCAAAAATATTATGGCCGGCGAAGGAGGGATGCTGACTATAAATGATGCCCGCTTTGCCGAACGAGCTGAAATTATCTGGGAAAAGGGCACCAACCGAACGGCATTCTTTCGCGGAGAAGTAGATAAGTACGGTTGGGTGGATATCGGTTCTTCATTTCTACCTTCCGAATTAAATGCAGCTTTTCTATATGCACAACTGATGAACCTGATTCGTATTCAACAAAAGAGAATGTGTATCTGGAACCGATATCAAAAAGGATTGGAGGGTGTGTGCAAGAGACTGGGAATTCGTCAGCCGGGTATTCCTGATTATGCCACCAATAACGGACATATGTATTACCTGGTTTGCAGAAATCCCCGGCAGCGGGATGAACTGATCGCTTATTTAAAAGAGCGGAATGTTTTGAGCGTTTTTCACTATCAGTCTCTACATACATCAAAGTTCTTTCAGGATAGACACGACGGACGAACGTTGCCTTACACAGATCTTTATTCCCATAACCTTGTACGGCTTCCTTTTTATTACGAATTAACCGTTGAAGAGCAGGACTATATTATAGATGCTATAAACGACTTCCGTAAAATGGAAATCCGACCGTCTTTGCAAGTCCCCGTTGTCCGGGCTATTGCTGATCAGGCAATGTAG
- a CDS encoding FkbM family methyltransferase, producing MKVELARAQKLLDQRYPDPDEAIKLLHPLLRRESKHWLVYYFLGIAQMQKSNFEKAIGYFEKSIGEHDQNSQTYLLVARCYYQLEDFENAERFGKAAVQLNQELLDAWMFMGKLYWDQALLNKAIQCYTIANKLDPKNYLIAYNIGQIYADQGDYKKALELYDITLQMEPKLIDAGIKKAQIYQSIGEHERAEEAIQKVLEIDSENLLALSVLSLLYRAMGRYSEAIELNERLLDRYPNDGNVRVNYALCLVETGQYDEAEKNYRRALKDAPETQQSLSNYLMGIHYNPKRTKEEIFEAHSLWDQYYAPEERPVRPVPANKDKDKKLRVGFISGGFKKHPVGWMITSALEELLEDEIATYIYTTDTYHDSLTKRIREASAKWTSVVGYSDEVVAQIIKDDEIDILVELSGHSSGNRLKTVALEPAPITIKWVGGLFNTSGLQSMDYLLTDAKESPEGEEPFYTEKLVRMPDDYVCYTLPNYDIEVAEAPVTQNGYITFGCFNNPTKINTELLSKWAEILKQVPASRLFLKSKQYDTELVRERITQHLAERDIEEDRVIFEGYSLHNELLECYNKIDIALDPWPYSGGLTTIEALWMGVPVITNSGPTFAGRHSTSHLTNAGFPEWVTDNWEDYIQKAVSLAGDVDQLSKLRAELRGRLLSSPVCDAQRFARNLADAFRKMWLQRVQGYEKHLSEGEWQDHIWVSQKKKESETHPESLQNGKQNKALKKGIYVNKSLVKFKDTPSEVVEAIVNTQGLKYEEPLTLAIPESELFRLRNIFEDHEYGLPSVFKLNKNSVVVDIGGNVGSFSLYARQWNPDCQIYSFEPNPQVFPLLAHNTKDLENISINQVALSDKNGEINLFQHPRNTGQSSTTFHMKGGHEVAVKMQKSGEALAEKGINKIDVLKIDTEGAEVSILKGMKDLLINTGFIMLEYHSEADRREIDAILSGFSVYASGVSAPCEVGTIKYINNRILNK from the coding sequence ATGAAAGTAGAATTAGCGCGTGCCCAAAAGTTATTAGATCAGAGATATCCGGATCCGGATGAAGCGATTAAATTGCTTCATCCTTTGCTTAGGCGAGAGTCTAAACACTGGCTGGTCTATTACTTCCTGGGGATTGCTCAAATGCAGAAGTCCAATTTTGAGAAAGCAATCGGGTACTTCGAGAAATCCATCGGTGAGCATGATCAAAACTCCCAGACCTATTTGTTGGTAGCTCGCTGTTATTATCAACTGGAGGATTTTGAGAATGCAGAGCGATTTGGGAAAGCGGCTGTACAGTTGAACCAGGAGTTGTTAGATGCCTGGATGTTTATGGGGAAGCTCTACTGGGATCAGGCATTATTAAATAAAGCCATTCAATGCTACACCATTGCCAATAAACTGGACCCAAAGAATTACCTGATTGCTTACAATATCGGGCAAATTTATGCCGACCAGGGTGACTATAAGAAAGCCCTGGAATTGTACGACATTACCCTGCAAATGGAGCCAAAGCTGATTGATGCCGGCATCAAGAAGGCGCAGATTTACCAGTCGATTGGTGAACATGAGCGGGCGGAAGAAGCCATCCAGAAAGTGCTGGAGATTGACAGCGAAAACCTGCTGGCGTTGAGCGTACTCTCTCTGTTATATCGAGCCATGGGTAGATATAGCGAGGCCATTGAATTGAATGAGCGTTTGCTGGATCGTTACCCCAATGACGGAAATGTACGGGTAAATTACGCGCTCTGCCTTGTGGAAACAGGTCAATATGATGAAGCGGAGAAGAATTATCGGAGAGCATTAAAGGATGCCCCGGAAACGCAGCAGTCCCTTTCCAACTATTTGATGGGGATCCATTACAATCCCAAGCGAACCAAAGAAGAGATTTTTGAAGCTCATTCACTTTGGGATCAATATTATGCACCGGAAGAACGGCCGGTGCGTCCGGTTCCCGCCAATAAAGATAAAGACAAGAAACTGCGTGTTGGTTTTATTTCGGGTGGGTTTAAAAAACACCCGGTAGGCTGGATGATAACATCCGCCCTTGAGGAACTTCTCGAAGATGAAATTGCAACCTATATATACACTACCGATACCTATCACGATTCACTCACTAAACGCATTCGGGAAGCCAGTGCGAAGTGGACATCCGTAGTGGGATACAGCGATGAGGTGGTTGCGCAGATTATTAAAGATGACGAAATCGATATTCTGGTCGAACTTTCCGGGCATTCCTCCGGAAATCGTCTTAAGACTGTCGCTCTGGAACCAGCTCCAATTACCATAAAATGGGTGGGAGGTTTGTTCAATACTTCAGGGTTACAGTCTATGGATTACCTGCTGACGGATGCTAAAGAATCTCCGGAAGGCGAAGAGCCATTCTACACCGAAAAATTGGTTCGTATGCCGGACGATTATGTCTGTTATACCCTTCCAAACTATGATATTGAGGTAGCAGAAGCTCCTGTTACCCAAAATGGATACATCACTTTTGGGTGTTTCAATAACCCTACCAAGATTAACACTGAGCTTTTGTCTAAGTGGGCAGAAATTCTGAAGCAAGTTCCTGCTAGCCGTCTTTTTCTCAAGAGCAAGCAGTACGATACGGAATTGGTTAGGGAGCGAATTACCCAACACCTGGCGGAGCGCGATATTGAGGAAGACAGGGTGATTTTTGAGGGATATTCACTCCATAATGAACTGCTTGAATGCTACAACAAAATTGATATCGCGCTGGATCCGTGGCCGTATTCCGGTGGATTAACAACCATCGAGGCTTTATGGATGGGCGTGCCGGTAATTACCAATTCAGGACCTACTTTTGCCGGGCGGCACTCCACTTCTCATTTGACGAATGCGGGTTTTCCGGAATGGGTGACTGACAACTGGGAAGACTATATACAAAAAGCAGTTTCTCTTGCCGGTGATGTTGATCAACTATCAAAGTTAAGAGCTGAACTTCGGGGGCGCTTATTAAGCTCTCCGGTATGCGATGCTCAACGCTTTGCCCGCAACCTGGCGGATGCTTTCCGTAAAATGTGGCTTCAGAGAGTGCAAGGATATGAAAAGCATTTATCCGAAGGAGAATGGCAGGATCATATTTGGGTGTCACAGAAAAAAAAAGAATCTGAAACCCATCCTGAATCACTTCAAAACGGAAAACAAAACAAAGCGTTGAAGAAGGGGATTTATGTAAATAAGTCTCTTGTGAAGTTCAAAGATACTCCCTCAGAGGTGGTAGAGGCCATAGTGAATACTCAGGGTTTGAAGTATGAGGAACCATTGACTTTGGCCATTCCGGAATCTGAGCTTTTCAGGTTAAGGAATATATTTGAAGATCATGAGTATGGACTTCCTTCAGTTTTTAAGCTGAATAAGAACAGTGTGGTTGTTGATATAGGGGGGAATGTTGGGTCTTTTTCATTATATGCCCGGCAGTGGAATCCCGATTGCCAGATCTACAGTTTTGAGCCCAATCCACAGGTATTTCCGCTTTTGGCACACAATACGAAAGACCTTGAAAATATTTCCATTAACCAGGTGGCCCTGAGCGATAAGAACGGTGAAATCAATTTGTTTCAGCACCCGAGGAATACTGGGCAGTCTTCAACTACTTTTCACATGAAAGGCGGACATGAGGTTGCTGTTAAGATGCAGAAAAGCGGAGAAGCCCTTGCTGAGAAAGGAATCAACAAGATTGACGTGCTCAAAATTGACACCGAAGGGGCTGAAGTTTCTATTCTTAAAGGCATGAAAGATCTGCTCATCAACACCGGCTTTATTATGCTGGAATATCATTCGGAAGCAGATCGTCGGGAGATCGACGCCATTCTATCCGGATTCAGCGTGTATGCATCAGGAGTATCAGCTCCTTGTGAAGTTGGGACCATCAAGTACATCAACAACAGGATTCTAAACAAATAA
- a CDS encoding flagellar export chaperone FliS has protein sequence MRDPQLVYQKQSVMNASPLKLVVKMYDLVIQATYREDQTKVKAILSELIQGLNFDYEPAGQLFELYRYCQDLARKQRFEEIREILEPLRETWEEVANQKQPSPSVIQQ, from the coding sequence ATGCGAGATCCACAATTAGTTTATCAAAAACAATCCGTCATGAATGCTTCTCCGCTGAAGCTGGTGGTGAAGATGTATGACCTGGTTATTCAGGCTACTTATCGGGAAGATCAGACAAAGGTAAAAGCCATTTTATCTGAATTGATTCAGGGATTGAACTTTGATTATGAGCCAGCCGGACAGCTTTTTGAGCTTTACAGATACTGTCAGGACCTGGCCCGGAAGCAGCGGTTTGAAGAAATCCGTGAAATTCTGGAGCCCTTAAGAGAAACCTGGGAAGAAGTTGCCAATCAAAAGCAGCCCTCTCCTTCTGTAATTCAACAATAA
- a CDS encoding flagellin, with product MASFGDLNRVNTNVQSLDSQLSLNRVNRDLADSRMRMSTGLKINKAEDNAAGYSIATKLKSRTAGLEQALQNVGDAKSVLDIAESSFDTIMDSLVEMKGLATQAANDTLGDTERGYIGDQIKALGDDINEIANQTVFQDFDLLNGASDDMSGSLDLTFQVGERASDTISTSIDAVNVGELFAASGDASLGATTTAGGGVAAGAAISATAATTSGQGALSFNASATATDFRTFLSSVDSAIDEMSNRVSDIGITQSSLSVREETLSESISANESAKSRIMDTDFAKEQSKSVKLQILQQTATSSLAQANMGPQSVLGFLG from the coding sequence ATGGCAAGTTTTGGAGATTTAAACAGAGTAAATACTAACGTTCAGTCGTTAGACTCACAGTTATCACTGAACCGAGTAAACCGTGACCTGGCTGACAGCCGTATGCGTATGTCAACCGGTCTTAAAATCAACAAAGCAGAAGACAATGCTGCCGGGTACTCGATTGCAACCAAATTGAAAAGTAGAACAGCCGGACTGGAGCAAGCCCTTCAGAACGTAGGTGATGCCAAGTCTGTACTCGACATTGCCGAGTCCAGCTTCGATACCATCATGGATAGTCTTGTTGAGATGAAAGGTCTGGCTACCCAGGCTGCCAACGATACGTTAGGCGACACCGAGCGTGGCTACATCGGCGACCAGATCAAAGCTCTTGGCGACGACATCAACGAAATCGCTAACCAGACTGTATTCCAGGACTTCGACCTCCTGAACGGTGCTTCTGACGACATGTCCGGATCACTTGACCTTACCTTCCAGGTAGGTGAGCGTGCTTCTGATACCATCAGCACATCCATCGACGCTGTAAACGTGGGTGAGCTGTTTGCTGCTTCCGGAGATGCTTCTCTGGGTGCTACAACAACCGCCGGTGGTGGTGTTGCTGCAGGTGCTGCGATTTCAGCTACTGCGGCTACAACCAGTGGACAAGGTGCTCTTTCTTTCAACGCATCTGCTACAGCTACTGACTTCCGTACCTTCCTGAGCTCTGTTGACAGTGCAATTGACGAAATGTCGAACCGAGTGAGCGACATTGGTATTACTCAGTCTTCTCTTTCTGTACGTGAAGAGACTCTTTCTGAGTCGATCAGCGCGAACGAATCTGCCAAGTCACGTATCATGGATACTGACTTCGCGAAAGAACAAAGTAAGTCTGTAAAACTTCAGATCTTACAACAAACTGCGACTTCATCCCTGGCGCAAGCTAACATGGGACCACAGTCCGTACTTGGATTCCTTGGTTAA
- the fliD gene encoding flagellar filament capping protein FliD, which translates to MASISSLMSQTSSYESFVTQLVNLESQKMLRMEVQVRDEKESRSAVGTVSKSISDFENIIKELETPGNRSFEPFKTTSSDDSVVQVNSASGLDNESAFNITVERLAKNDTALSETMTGAGYELAAQGDGSVTLTIGDKTETINIVTTKDDGSGGTIDRTNQEILEAFETEIESLFGDEASASVFNLDGENIQFSLKSLETGYDNRIQFSGASGVLAGVTGGMTHLTPQAELDAQFIIDGVTFNRAENTVDDAIEGLSFTMKKATGVAEQMTVERDTEAAKSNLQDFINAYNEMNETIRERTFINPETGNKGPLQGMRSVRNLTINLRQTAMLSLGGVAEGEVASFADMGISFENNGKMVIEDSDKLDQLLNQNPEQIANFFTSESSPVAMMKARAESYTEADGILSAIESGLDQKIDRLDRRIANERKYLEEYEAEQRRIFNELDLILEEGQAQFDAVYNFMSGY; encoded by the coding sequence ATGGCATCCATTTCAAGCCTTATGAGCCAGACAAGTTCTTACGAATCGTTCGTAACGCAGCTTGTCAACCTTGAAAGCCAGAAAATGCTTCGGATGGAAGTACAGGTTCGTGATGAAAAAGAGTCAAGGTCTGCTGTAGGTACTGTAAGTAAATCTATTTCTGATTTTGAGAATATTATTAAGGAGCTTGAAACTCCCGGCAACCGGTCATTTGAACCATTTAAAACTACTTCCAGTGATGATTCGGTTGTGCAGGTAAACTCCGCTTCCGGTTTGGATAATGAATCCGCTTTCAATATCACCGTAGAAAGGCTCGCTAAAAACGACACCGCCCTCTCGGAAACAATGACCGGTGCCGGCTATGAACTCGCCGCACAGGGAGATGGCTCCGTAACACTGACTATTGGTGACAAGACAGAGACAATAAATATTGTAACCACTAAAGATGATGGCAGTGGCGGCACGATAGATAGAACCAACCAGGAAATTCTGGAAGCTTTTGAAACTGAAATTGAAAGTTTATTTGGCGATGAAGCCAGTGCCAGCGTTTTTAACCTGGATGGCGAAAATATACAGTTCTCCCTCAAAAGCCTTGAAACCGGCTACGACAACCGCATTCAATTTAGCGGTGCCTCTGGTGTTTTAGCAGGCGTTACCGGGGGCATGACTCACCTCACTCCCCAAGCCGAGTTAGATGCTCAGTTTATTATTGATGGAGTGACTTTTAACCGTGCCGAAAACACGGTTGATGATGCTATTGAAGGGCTCTCCTTCACCATGAAGAAAGCCACCGGTGTAGCCGAGCAAATGACGGTTGAGCGTGATACCGAAGCCGCAAAATCTAACCTGCAGGACTTCATCAATGCCTATAATGAAATGAACGAAACCATCAGGGAACGTACATTCATTAATCCTGAAACCGGCAACAAAGGGCCTCTTCAGGGAATGAGATCTGTAAGGAATCTCACAATAAACTTACGCCAAACCGCGATGTTGTCTCTGGGAGGTGTAGCGGAAGGTGAAGTTGCCAGTTTTGCTGACATGGGTATTTCCTTCGAAAATAATGGCAAAATGGTCATCGAAGATTCCGATAAACTGGATCAATTGTTAAACCAAAACCCGGAGCAGATTGCCAACTTCTTTACCAGTGAAAGCTCTCCCGTTGCTATGATGAAGGCTCGTGCTGAATCTTATACTGAAGCGGATGGTATCCTATCTGCTATCGAAAGCGGACTGGATCAAAAAATTGACAGACTGGATCGTCGTATTGCAAACGAACGAAAATACCTGGAAGAATACGAGGCTGAACAGCGCCGGATTTTTAATGAGCTTGACCTGATACTTGAAGAAGGACAAGCTCAGTTCGACGCTGTTTATAATTTCATGTCTGGTTATTAA
- a CDS encoding flagellar protein FliT, giving the protein MDTQVMTPLHNILGQLNDSSEAILREIDQNEPSFESIKHQLGQREDLVKKLGILSEANPRESLSDEERISLRFLFETFVELNDNIQNNLQNKLNSHKEKLGTAVKQRKVEKSYSVLKNPDISYF; this is encoded by the coding sequence ATGGATACCCAAGTGATGACGCCTTTGCATAACATATTAGGACAATTGAATGACAGCAGTGAAGCTATCCTACGTGAAATTGATCAAAATGAGCCTTCATTTGAATCTATAAAACACCAGTTAGGACAGCGTGAAGATCTGGTTAAAAAACTGGGCATCCTTTCAGAAGCGAACCCGCGGGAGTCACTTTCCGATGAAGAACGGATTTCGCTGAGGTTTCTATTCGAAACTTTTGTAGAACTAAACGACAATATCCAAAACAACCTGCAAAACAAATTAAACAGTCATAAGGAAAAATTAGGCACTGCAGTAAAACAGCGGAAAGTGGAGAAAAGCTACAGTGTTTTAAAGAATCCTGACATTTCGTACTTTTAA
- a CDS encoding flagellin — translation MASFGDLNRVNTNVQSLDSQLSLNRVNRDLADSRMRMSTGLKINKAEDNAAGYSIATKLKSRTAGLEQALQNVGDAKSVLDIAESSFDTIMDSLVEMKGLATQAANDTLGDTERGYIGDQIKALGDDINEIANQTVFQDFDLLNGDAAGDMSGSLDLTFQVGERASDTISTSIDAVNVGELFAASGDASLGATTTAGGGAAAGGAISATAATTSGQGALTFAATATSSDFRSFLSSVDSAIDEMSNRVNDIGITQSSLSVREETLSESISANESAKSRIMDTDFAKEQSKSVKLQILQQTATSSLAQANMGPQSVLGFLG, via the coding sequence ATGGCAAGTTTTGGAGATTTAAACAGAGTAAATACTAACGTTCAGTCGTTAGACTCACAGTTATCACTGAACCGAGTAAACCGTGACCTGGCCGACAGCCGTATGCGTATGTCAACCGGTCTTAAAATCAACAAAGCAGAAGACAATGCTGCCGGGTACTCGATTGCAACCAAATTAAAAAGTAGAACAGCCGGTCTGGAGCAAGCCCTTCAGAACGTAGGTGATGCCAAGTCTGTACTCGACATTGCCGAGTCCAGCTTCGACACCATCATGGATAGTCTTGTTGAGATGAAAGGTCTGGCTACCCAGGCTGCCAACGACACGTTAGGCGACACCGAGCGTGGCTACATCGGCGACCAGATCAAAGCTCTTGGCGACGACATCAACGAAATTGCTAACCAGACTGTATTCCAGGACTTCGACCTCCTGAACGGTGACGCTGCTGGCGATATGTCCGGATCACTTGATCTTACCTTCCAGGTAGGTGAGCGTGCTTCTGACACCATCAGCACTTCTATCGACGCTGTAAACGTGGGTGAGCTGTTTGCTGCTTCCGGAGATGCTTCTCTGGGTGCTACAACAACCGCCGGTGGTGGAGCTGCTGCAGGTGGAGCTATCTCAGCTACTGCGGCTACAACCAGTGGACAAGGTGCATTGACTTTTGCTGCTACAGCAACTTCATCTGACTTCCGTAGCTTCCTAAGCTCAGTTGACAGTGCAATTGACGAAATGTCGAACCGAGTGAACGACATTGGTATTACTCAGTCTTCTCTTTCTGTACGTGAAGAAACCCTTTCTGAGTCAATCAGTGCGAACGAATCTGCCAAGTCACGTATCATGGATACCGACTTCGCGAAAGAACAAAGTAAGTCTGTTAAGCTTCAGATTCTGCAGCAGACTGCAACATCATCGCTGGCGCAAGCTAACATGGGACCACAGTCTGTACTTGGATTCCTCGGATAA
- a CDS encoding Rrf2 family transcriptional regulator: MLLSKSCVYGLRASLYLASRREGDYTSIREMSDELEISFHFLTKILQQLTADSLMESYKGPNGGIRLSEKGKKATLLDVVIAIDGPGLFTQCALGLPGCGSSAPCPLHDSWLTVRESIKEMLERTDLKHLAREGRANKFRITADGSFAWQ; encoded by the coding sequence ATGTTGTTATCCAAGTCTTGCGTGTATGGGTTGAGAGCCAGTTTGTACCTTGCTTCCAGAAGGGAGGGGGACTATACTTCTATCCGCGAGATGAGTGATGAACTGGAAATTTCCTTCCATTTTCTTACCAAGATACTACAACAGCTTACCGCAGATTCTTTAATGGAATCCTATAAAGGGCCTAATGGTGGAATACGTCTATCGGAAAAAGGAAAGAAGGCAACGCTGTTAGATGTAGTTATAGCGATTGACGGACCGGGGCTTTTCACACAATGCGCACTTGGCTTGCCGGGATGCGGATCATCGGCTCCCTGTCCATTGCACGATAGCTGGTTGACTGTTCGCGAATCGATTAAGGAAATGTTGGAACGCACAGACTTGAAGCATTTAGCCCGTGAAGGGAGAGCG
- a CDS encoding TDP-N-acetylfucosamine:lipid II N-acetylfucosaminyltransferase, protein MKSELEKVRLLLDRAQPDADEAIKVLNFLAEQGNEHWLIDHFLGIAHMVKASYEKAVVYFETSLTRHAENPHAYLQIAKCFNALSDFEQAERYGKAAIQLDQHLLEAWMFMGEIYRGQSDSEKAIQCFTIANKLDPKNHVIAYKLARIYSEKGDLKKAMELHDITLHMKPDLEEARAEKDKLYTSFGRKCRPGEGKYIHLCFNHLYAKSQSDMLAFVNEEYEQQHLLFVESHWAIEDYKPDLSSNEHAAWFNHEYDFPAIINRCLDTDVDALFVHGLFFSWQKKLIKEIGSKKHIGWIIWGGDLYNPIKVNEPIVDIVEHIDSIHSLVEGDVEVFKKHYGNCPTFRFGYPYPGLYGDIMEETESNDRPRIIVGNSGDYSNNHIEILEALRTKKDVRDYDILLPVSYNLIPEYENAILKWLNAAGMTDFVKLIKNFIEPDEYRTFVGSSDMLITAHNRQQAIGNMLLSLYSGNTTVLKKKITVGEKEQMNPTWEMLRKYGLGVSGFEEFKKATSIRSFLRKSQPQKTRNQQIIINEFGLKTRAKDLVTSCSTIRERITEHALVN, encoded by the coding sequence GTGAAATCAGAATTAGAAAAGGTCCGGCTTTTATTGGATCGGGCACAACCCGATGCTGATGAAGCGATAAAGGTGCTTAACTTCTTGGCAGAACAGGGCAATGAGCATTGGCTGATCGATCACTTTCTGGGAATTGCCCACATGGTTAAAGCCAGCTATGAGAAGGCAGTAGTTTACTTTGAAACTTCTCTTACCAGGCATGCTGAAAATCCCCATGCCTACTTACAAATCGCCAAATGTTTTAACGCTCTTTCAGATTTTGAACAGGCAGAGCGTTATGGAAAAGCGGCCATTCAATTAGATCAGCATTTGCTGGAGGCCTGGATGTTTATGGGTGAAATTTACCGGGGGCAGTCTGATTCAGAAAAAGCCATTCAGTGTTTTACCATCGCTAATAAACTGGACCCAAAGAATCATGTTATTGCCTATAAATTAGCCAGAATTTATTCCGAAAAAGGGGATCTCAAGAAAGCAATGGAGCTGCACGATATCACCCTCCATATGAAGCCTGACTTAGAAGAAGCAAGGGCAGAGAAAGATAAGCTCTATACATCATTTGGAAGAAAGTGCAGGCCCGGAGAGGGAAAATACATTCACCTTTGCTTCAACCATTTGTATGCGAAGTCACAGTCGGATATGCTGGCTTTTGTGAACGAGGAATATGAACAGCAGCATCTTTTATTTGTAGAATCACACTGGGCTATTGAAGACTATAAACCTGATTTAAGCAGTAATGAACACGCTGCCTGGTTTAATCATGAGTACGATTTTCCAGCCATTATTAACCGATGCCTGGATACTGATGTGGACGCATTATTTGTTCATGGACTGTTTTTTAGCTGGCAGAAAAAACTGATCAAAGAAATCGGTTCAAAAAAACATATTGGATGGATTATCTGGGGTGGTGATCTCTACAATCCCATCAAAGTAAATGAGCCGATAGTAGATATTGTTGAACATATCGACAGTATCCACTCATTGGTTGAAGGCGATGTTGAAGTGTTTAAGAAACATTACGGAAACTGCCCGACTTTCCGATTTGGTTATCCTTATCCGGGGCTTTACGGGGATATTATGGAGGAAACCGAAAGTAATGATCGTCCCAGAATTATTGTGGGGAACTCAGGTGACTATTCAAATAATCATATCGAGATTTTGGAGGCACTAAGGACGAAGAAAGATGTGAGAGACTATGATATCCTGCTTCCGGTGTCCTATAACTTAATTCCGGAATATGAGAATGCGATCCTGAAATGGTTGAATGCAGCCGGAATGACTGATTTTGTGAAGCTCATCAAGAATTTTATAGAACCGGATGAGTACCGGACTTTTGTAGGGTCTTCAGATATGTTGATCACTGCTCATAATCGCCAACAGGCCATTGGGAATATGCTTTTGTCGTTATACAGCGGGAATACCACTGTTCTGAAAAAGAAGATTACGGTGGGTGAAAAAGAGCAGATGAACCCAACCTGGGAAATGTTGAGAAAATATGGCTTGGGTGTATCGGGTTTTGAAGAATTTAAAAAAGCTACATCTATACGATCTTTTCTGAGAAAGTCTCAACCTCAGAAAACCCGAAATCAACAAATTATCATTAATGAATTTGGCTTAAAGACCCGGGCAAAAGATCTGGTAACCTCCTGCAGCACAATCAGAGAAAGGATAACTGAACATGCGCTGGTGAATTAG